GGCGTTGTAGATCACCTCATAGGTGTAGCGCTGCACCGCCTCGTCCAGGCCCCGCTCCCCGTACTTCTCCAGGCTGGGGCCCACGTCCCCGCCCAGGTGCACCGGGGAGCCGAAGTGGCAGGAGAAGCAGTTGGCCCGGCGGATGTCGTTGAAGATCTCCCCACCCTTGCGCCAGTCCCCCATGAGGCG
The Thermus thermamylovorans genome window above contains:
- the soxX gene encoding sulfur oxidation c-type cytochrome SoxX, which translates into the protein RLMGDWRKGGEIFNDIRRANCFSCHFGSPVHLGGDVGPSLEKYGERGLDEAVQRYTYEVIYNAWAFFPCSVMYRFGVQGLLTPEEIAHVVAYLLDPESDFNTKPAVGAR